A stretch of DNA from Mucilaginibacter daejeonensis:
CTTTCACTGCTGTACCTTGTACACCGTTCGCATTTTTTTCTGCTGTTTTCATTTCTAATGAATTTTAAAAGGTTAAAAAATTTGTTTTCTCATTTCCCTCTTTCCCCAAAGACTTCCCTTAAAAGCTATTTTTCAAAAGAAAAAACGGTAAAAAAGAAAGTCAAATAAGCGGTCGTGAGCCAGAGCGGGAGAACTATAAGTCCCGAAGGGTGGCCGCAGCGAAGCGAAGGACATTATGCGTTCGTACGTGACGGCTGACCGAAGATCGACGCCGCTTTTGTCCGTTTTCGTTGGAAAATAGCACCTCAAAAAGTCCACTTTAAAAAATCAGCAAGTGCAGGAATGCAGGCAAGCGCCGCTTTTCCCGGCGAAGAGAAACAGAGCGGGTAAACAAGCGAGGTCCGGAATGATGCGCTTGCAGGACGTTGCCTTTCTTACCTCATCAGCGGATGCTTTAGCGGCACAGCCATAAGGCAGGAGCTGCACTTTTTGCCTTCTAAACTGTCAGGGATCGCAATGGCATCCTTTGCAAAAGATAAAATGGAGAGCCTGACCGAAGGGACAGCCAAAGACACCATCATAAAAATCGATGGTATATGCACTTATAGTTATTTTTAATCAGGTGATCAAGAACCCCGATCCGAATGGCTGGAATGAGCAATAAAAAGGAGATTTTATTTAGCGTATTTGCTTAAGACCACTGGCTTCCAATCCGACGATGATATAAGACAGTACATAAAGCTCCTGACCGATCATTATGTCAGAAGAGATCATCATCAACCTGGTAGACCGTTTTGGAACTATTCGGATCGCATAGGCATAGTCAAACAAGAGGTGGACCTCAAAAGATCTAAGTTTATCGATGAGAAAAAGTAAACAAATGCATTAACTGCCAGTGATCTTTCCGCTTTTAGTTTTTGCCCGGTATCCTATGTGCTCGACCGAAGCTTTGAGATCGAACATCCGAGTGATCAGAACGAACTTGAACTTGGTACAGAATTTCACGGACGGCTACTAGCTGCCAAAAGGAAATATGTCAGGGACACAGATAATGGAGATCTTTCTTCAGTAGAAACCTACAATAAGGGCATTCTTACTGTGATCAGAGCCAGCACCCTTATTTATGCAAGCCATAAGGAGCAGGAGCCTTTTTATAACCTTCAGGAGAATTTTTGGGGCGAACCAGATCATATTTTTTGGATGTGACTGGCACCAGGTTCGTTTTCGAAGAGAAATTTTCCTATAAACGTGACCCCGCCAGGCTTTCAGAGGATGAAAAGAGCTACGACCGGTATGATCAGAAAAACCGCGATCATGAAGCTGAAAAAAGCGAACGAATCGGAAATATAAGAAAGTGCATTTCTATGAGAATCACATTCTTCAGATCTATTCTTATATTAGAAATCACCCGGATAGTGTGAGGTATGGTTATCTCAGCTATTGGTACTATGATCTTGACGAGTCGGGACCTTATATACATAAATACGACGTCAAAGAGATCTTACCGACTGAAAGTTACGAACAAAAATATCAGGAGGTAAAATTAGGTATTGAAGCTTTGAGCAAAACCAAAGTTCATCTTACAGAGGCGTTAGCTATAGATCATAAAAAATGTATGAGGTGTTCTGTAAACAAGTATTGTGGCCATAAAAGGAAGCGATCAATGGTCTGACTTTTCCTTATCATCATGGTTTCTTAAGGTCGTACCTGGCTGACTTCCCTGCAAACTGGTTAACCAAATATAATTTTAGATATTCTAAATTGTTTTTAGATTTGCAAAACAAGCGAAGGTCATGGTTGTCATTAGCTATAGTACTTACGGGATTTCTTTGACATCCATGCGGGTGCTAAAGATGCGTTGAACAATTGGTACCGACTGGTGAGCCAGGCAGACTGGGCGAATTTCCATGAAGTGAGATCCATGTTTAACACAGTGGATGCTGTAGGCAACGACCGCTTTGTATTTGATATCAGAGGCAATCATTACCGCATCGTGGCAATGATCTTTTTTGATATCAGGACGGTTTATATTCGGTTCGTAGGAACACACAAGGAGTATGACCGGATCGATTGCTCGACGATCTGAGAGAACGGGCACCATAAACCGCCTATGGAGAAAGGCGGCAGAACATTCAATGGATCTTTTTGATCAACGGAACTGATGAAAGAGATAAAAAGCGAAGCCGATTACCAAGATGTAATGGCGAAGATCGACGGCCTGATGGCCAAGGGAAGCGATAAGGTTTCCAAAGAAGAACTTGCAGAGATCCGTTCTCTGGCGCAAGCCGCACAAAGCTTTAAACAGGCTAAGTATGTGATCGAGGCACCCACTACGATCGTGGGTATGATCGAAATGCGCATGTTTGAAATGAAGCTCAAACAACGTGAGTTGGCTCAAAAACTGGATGTCAGCGATGCCAAGCTTTCACTCATTATGAACGGTAAACAAAAGCCAGACGTTTCATTTCTAAAGGCGGTCCACACGCAGCTTAATATTGACGCTAATTTTTTATTAGAGCATGCCTAATAGTTGCTAACAAGCGCTCTATCAAAGCTTAACCAGACATTTGAACCCTTCGAAAGTCCTTCTGACACATGGCTTTCGTCGCTATTGAGCGCGTCGCATTTGTTACGACCTTCGCCGGTAAATCTACAAATTCCCTAATTCCGACCTTGTCCCCGTGAACCCCCGATCTATCCCTGTTTTCTTCCAATGAACATCCGAAGTTTTTCCGACCTCAAAGAGTGGATACAGGGCGTACCTAAAATGCCCTTTCTATTTGTAGGATCCCTCCTGTAGTTTCATCAACAACTATCATCGGAGCTGAAGATGCTCCGCAATTAGTGTGAACAGGTGCACCAGCACAATCAAGAACATCAATATTCTGAAATGAAGGGATCCGTCACTCAGCTAGAATATATTGTACAAGGGCAGCAAAAAGCATCGACCTTTTTAAAGGGCCGATGCTAGCAACGGTCAACTATCTCACCCATAAGTCCTATCACTTAGAAATGGTCCTAGTTCCTCCATTGTTATCAAGAACAGCAAGCAATTAATTCGCGTCTTAGGTCCCAACACCTGGAGTAATCCTTAATTCACTTGCTGTATATCTTCCGATGTGGTTAATGCATGGCGATACACGCGGTCTTGATTTACACACGCAAAGATCCTATTGATCAATTTGTTCCTTACAGCGTTCAACACCGCCATTTTTGGTTTTCCTTCAACTATAGCTTTGCGATGATAATAGAACTTGATCTCCCGGTCATGACGTATAGCATTCAGCGAACAAATATGCAGCAAAGCTTTAACGCGCCTGTTGGCTAATGGCGAGACCTTTCCTTTACCTTTGTGTAAACCGGAGTCTTTCACAAACGGTGCGACACCAGCGTAACAGGCAAATTTCTTTGGTTGAGATATATCTTTAAATTCATTGGTCGTCAAGATGATCTGCACAGCGGTCACCGGGCCGACATTAGGTACCGAAGTGATCAGCTGATTAAGTCGCTTCAATAAAGGGTCACTTTGGATCAGTGCATCTATCTCCCGCTCAATAGCTACGAGGTCAGCGTTCACAGCAAGAATGCTGTTCGTACAAAGGTCGGTCGTAACTGTATGTAATTTTCGTTTAATGAATGTACTTTGCTCTTTAAGCGATGAGCGCAGGGACATTTGTAAAGTTTGTAGCCTTGTCCGAAGTCCATCAAGCATGGCCAAGAGCTCGATTTCAGGGCGTTTGGGTATCCATAGCCGTAGCGATCTTGCGTTCTTTAGTGCATAGGAAGCGATCCTTACAGCATCGATCTTATCATATTTTCCACGTATCAGCCCCAGGGAGCTCTTGATCTGTAATGCATTTTCCAAACAGACATTTGCTTTTACTTTTCTTAATACGGAAAGAAGGTGATTGCAATAATATCCTGTGTTTTCCATACAAAAGAATGATCGCGACATCGTAAAAGAGGGGAGGGCCTTTAATTCCGTTAAAAATTGGTGAATAGCTTCAAGGTCATTGCTACCCACTTTGTGAAAAAGCAATTTTCCGTCAAACATCACAGCATAATCCAATTTGTTCTTGGAAACATCGACACCTACGATGTAATTATAATTCTTTGTTCTTTTTTTGGCCAAGCCTCTCTTCAATGATCGATCAACATCCATATTTAGTGACAAATCCAATATTTACTTAAAAATACTGTTCACATATTAAACAGCTATAAGTTGAGCGTTAAATTATCGGTCGCAGCATGACCGCAATGTCGAGACATGTTTGCAAATATCCACACCGATGAAATGCCTGAATTTCTTAGTCGTGAAGTTCTGTTTCAGCGTATCTATTAATGGTGGCGGATTAATAAGGCGACCATCGATCTCAGGTCCATTTAAATTTGCTTAATTTTCGTTCGACATTTGAGTATCGCCTCGATCTTGAGTGTCGCAAATATCGCCGCCGAGATCACAGGGTCTTTAATTTGAGGTAATTGATCATCGTGAGTCTGCTGTCCCCGTTGTTCTATAAGTGCTATCCCGATAAAGAGCATGTGCGCCATTTCGAGCTTGTCAATGTGATCATCGATCGTCAGCTCATGAAGTTCGGTGCCGACGTTGTTCATATTGTATGCCCTGATCTCATCAATGATCTGGTCGACCGAGTTTTCAATCAGTTCAAGGGTATCGAACAATTCCCGGATCTTCATCTTTTTATCATGTTACATCAAATTCAATTGCCGACGTGATGCGGAAGTTGACCACAATATCAATCCGGCGGAACTGTATACATTTATCGCTATAACGAACGATGCGTTCAGTGAGACGATCTTTGCTCACCCTACGGCTGTACAGGCAGCCTCTATGAACTACTAAACTATTCTCATATCTTAGTTGGACCACTTTCTCTATTCCATTATTAAGATGATACCCGCTGCCGCAGCCTTATAGGCGATCTTATCCTTCAAACCCTGATAACCCCAATTGCGTATCAATAGGGGGTCTTCCTTTG
This window harbors:
- a CDS encoding type II toxin-antitoxin system HigB family toxin; the encoded protein is MSQADWANFHEVRSMFNTVDAVGNDRFVFDIRGNHYRIVAMIFFDIRTVYIRFVGTHKEYDRIDCSTI
- a CDS encoding helix-turn-helix domain-containing protein, producing MKEIKSEADYQDVMAKIDGLMAKGSDKVSKEELAEIRSLAQAAQSFKQAKYVIEAPTTIVGMIEMRMFEMKLKQRELAQKLDVSDAKLSLIMNGKQKPDVSFLKAVHTQLNIDANFLLEHA
- a CDS encoding IS110 family RNA-guided transposase; the protein is MDVDRSLKRGLAKKRTKNYNYIVGVDVSKNKLDYAVMFDGKLLFHKVGSNDLEAIHQFLTELKALPSFTMSRSFFCMENTGYYCNHLLSVLRKVKANVCLENALQIKSSLGLIRGKYDKIDAVRIASYALKNARSLRLWIPKRPEIELLAMLDGLRTRLQTLQMSLRSSLKEQSTFIKRKLHTVTTDLCTNSILAVNADLVAIEREIDALIQSDPLLKRLNQLITSVPNVGPVTAVQIILTTNEFKDISQPKKFACYAGVAPFVKDSGLHKGKGKVSPLANRRVKALLHICSLNAIRHDREIKFYYHRKAIVEGKPKMAVLNAVRNKLINRIFACVNQDRVYRHALTTSEDIQQVN